The following are encoded in a window of Solibacillus sp. FSL R7-0668 genomic DNA:
- a CDS encoding CAP and S-layer homology domain-containing protein produces the protein MKKIVFASALTLLVWGSVHTQSLAATTTFSDVPAKHWAATTIYDLVAKGYMQGYEDGTFKPNQTTTRGEAAVIIARTMGIDVTTDFKPSFQDVPTTHPYYRPISKLTELGVLQDGSFFYPNAQLKRSEISKMIALAYGVEVDRQNKAAFKDLSDNFWAKDYIESLADVSIVQGVTASTFEPGQYVTRAQIALLTKRGMAFKGQVEKKEVIYDFLQKDYISTVNHYQHWETKILSLVNDIRIKNDLPKLTIDPDLTQISIIKAKDMVNRNYFEHYSPFYGNPWDLATLFDYEYISFGENIARNFTSAQATVDAWMASPKHRANLLNRQYEYMGIGVEKTKNGKYYIVQHFSSK, from the coding sequence GTGAAAAAAATAGTATTCGCGAGCGCGTTAACCTTATTAGTTTGGGGGAGTGTTCACACACAGAGTTTAGCAGCGACAACCACCTTTAGTGATGTACCTGCAAAGCATTGGGCGGCAACGACTATTTATGATTTAGTCGCAAAAGGGTATATGCAGGGCTATGAAGATGGGACATTCAAACCAAATCAAACAACAACTCGTGGAGAAGCGGCTGTTATTATTGCACGTACGATGGGCATTGATGTAACGACGGACTTTAAGCCAAGCTTTCAGGATGTTCCGACAACGCATCCATATTATCGGCCAATTAGTAAGTTAACGGAATTAGGCGTGCTACAGGATGGAAGCTTTTTTTATCCGAATGCCCAATTAAAGCGTTCAGAAATCTCGAAAATGATTGCGCTGGCCTATGGAGTAGAAGTCGATCGTCAAAACAAAGCAGCGTTCAAGGATTTATCAGATAATTTTTGGGCAAAGGATTATATTGAATCATTAGCAGATGTGTCCATTGTTCAGGGCGTGACAGCCAGCACATTCGAGCCAGGGCAATATGTAACGCGTGCACAAATCGCATTACTGACAAAGCGTGGCATGGCATTTAAAGGGCAAGTCGAAAAGAAGGAAGTCATCTATGATTTTTTACAAAAGGATTATATTTCAACAGTGAATCACTATCAACATTGGGAAACGAAAATATTATCGCTCGTAAATGATATTCGAATAAAGAATGACTTACCAAAGCTTACAATCGATCCGGACTTAACACAAATTTCGATTATAAAAGCAAAGGATATGGTAAATCGCAATTATTTTGAGCATTATTCACCGTTCTATGGGAACCCGTGGGATTTGGCGACGTTATTTGATTATGAATATATAAGTTTTGGGGAGAATATTGCACGAAACTTTACGTCGGCACAAGCAACCGTCGATGCATGGATGGCCTCACCAAAGCACCGTGCTAATCTATTAAATCGTCAATATGAGTATATGGGCATCGGGGTAGAGAAGACAAAAAATGGAAAATATTACATTGTTCAACATTTTTCTTCAAAATGA
- a CDS encoding C40 family peptidase: MKKKILLPIFAAFMIFAGTATITNDSAEAASGSELTATASKYIGVPYVYGGTTAQGLDCSGYTKLVFKQLGYTLNRTAAMQYKQGTSVSKANLQAGDLVFFNTSGGVSHVGISLGGSKFIHAGVSTGVTKADINSSYWSKRYVGAKRIATFGDNITVAAGEAKNEEVKDAAIDFSVYASRGEVALQLAEALGLDTSDTTSVFPDVKPASKYAGAAKALHELGIFTGDENGKFNPGSPFTRAQMAKVLVTAYQLELQEQQLSFTDVPASHWASTDISILASNGITNGLGDGTFGVSNNVKLVDLATFIERAQAK, from the coding sequence GTGAAGAAAAAAATTTTATTGCCGATTTTCGCAGCATTTATGATTTTTGCTGGAACGGCTACTATAACAAATGATTCTGCTGAGGCAGCATCCGGATCAGAATTAACAGCAACAGCTTCTAAATATATTGGTGTACCGTATGTATACGGAGGAACAACAGCTCAAGGGCTAGATTGTTCAGGCTATACAAAACTTGTATTCAAACAATTAGGCTATACATTAAATCGTACAGCCGCAATGCAATATAAACAAGGTACTTCTGTTTCGAAGGCAAACTTACAGGCAGGGGACTTAGTATTCTTTAATACATCTGGTGGCGTTTCACATGTAGGGATTTCATTGGGTGGCTCTAAATTTATCCATGCTGGTGTAAGTACAGGTGTAACAAAGGCTGACATCAACTCATCTTACTGGAGCAAGCGCTATGTGGGTGCTAAACGTATAGCAACTTTTGGTGATAATATAACGGTTGCTGCTGGTGAAGCAAAAAATGAGGAAGTAAAAGATGCAGCCATTGATTTTTCTGTATACGCTTCTCGCGGTGAGGTTGCTTTACAATTAGCGGAAGCATTAGGACTTGATACATCTGATACAACATCTGTATTCCCAGATGTAAAGCCAGCTTCCAAATATGCCGGTGCAGCAAAGGCATTACATGAGTTAGGCATTTTCACTGGTGATGAAAACGGTAAATTTAATCCAGGTTCGCCATTCACACGAGCACAAATGGCAAAGGTTTTAGTAACGGCTTATCAATTAGAGTTACAAGAACAACAATTAAGCTTTACAGACGTACCAGCCTCACACTGGGCTTCAACTGATATCTCGATTTTAGCCTCTAACGGTATTACAAATGGTTTAGGTGATGGCACATTCGGTGTTAGTAACAATGTGAAGCTAGTTGATTTAGCGACATTTATCGAGCGTGCACAAGCTAAATAA
- the brnQ gene encoding branched-chain amino acid transport system II carrier protein yields the protein MSNKSFFRDNIAVGFMLFALFLGAGNIIFPPQLGQMSGENIVVAMIGFLITGVGLPLLGIIAVAKNGGDLEVLAGRINPYFGIIFTSIVYLSIGPFFAIPRTGAVSYSIGVAPFLSEGMQDSWIPLFITTVVFFGLSFYLSFNPTKIVDRVGKILTPALLIVISLLAIKAVITPLGEAGQAQGTYINNAFGESFIQGYLTMDVLASLVFGIVILQSISARGVTEKAQQIKITIFAGLVAAIGLAFVYVSLGYIGVTSTEAIGFHDDGGTIISLAAEQLYGQAGNIILSAVIILACLTTSVGLFSANATFFHKIFPKVSYHTFLIIFALFSFAVSNFGLSNLISISLPVLVAIYPIAIVLMIFALFGNLFNHAPSVYGVALIFTGVVALYDGIKQAGFEIAAYDNFLSIFPFYEQGIAWVVPALVGGVIGYILYLVKRK from the coding sequence ATGAGTAATAAGAGTTTTTTCCGTGATAATATCGCGGTCGGTTTCATGTTATTCGCACTGTTTCTAGGTGCAGGGAATATCATATTTCCACCACAGCTAGGTCAAATGTCTGGGGAAAATATTGTCGTTGCCATGATTGGATTTTTAATTACAGGGGTAGGCTTACCTCTTTTAGGGATAATCGCCGTAGCAAAAAACGGTGGGGATTTAGAAGTATTAGCAGGTCGTATTAATCCTTATTTTGGGATAATTTTTACTTCGATTGTATATTTATCTATTGGTCCATTCTTTGCGATTCCTCGTACAGGTGCCGTATCGTATTCAATTGGTGTTGCACCATTTTTATCTGAAGGAATGCAAGATAGCTGGATTCCACTATTTATCACAACAGTAGTATTCTTCGGATTATCATTCTACTTATCGTTTAATCCGACAAAAATCGTGGACCGTGTAGGAAAAATTTTAACACCTGCATTATTAATTGTTATTTCTCTATTAGCCATTAAAGCAGTTATCACGCCATTAGGTGAAGCTGGCCAAGCACAGGGTACGTATATCAATAACGCATTTGGTGAGTCCTTCATTCAAGGTTATTTAACAATGGACGTACTTGCATCCCTTGTCTTTGGGATTGTCATTCTTCAATCCATCTCAGCGCGTGGTGTGACAGAAAAAGCACAGCAAATTAAAATTACAATTTTCGCAGGGCTTGTTGCCGCAATCGGTTTAGCGTTTGTCTATGTATCACTAGGCTATATCGGCGTAACAAGTACAGAAGCAATTGGCTTCCATGATGATGGTGGTACAATCATTTCATTGGCAGCAGAGCAGCTTTACGGACAAGCCGGGAACATCATTTTATCGGCCGTTATCATTTTAGCTTGTTTAACAACTTCGGTTGGTTTATTTTCGGCAAACGCTACATTTTTCCATAAGATTTTCCCGAAAGTATCGTATCATACATTCTTAATTATTTTCGCGCTATTCTCATTTGCCGTATCGAACTTTGGTTTATCCAATTTAATCAGTATTTCTTTACCAGTATTAGTAGCCATTTATCCAATTGCTATTGTGCTAATGATCTTTGCATTATTCGGTAACTTATTTAACCATGCACCAAGCGTATACGGTGTTGCCTTAATTTTCACTGGCGTAGTTGCCCTTTATGACGGCATTAAACAGGCTGGATTTGAAATTGCCGCTTACGACAATTTCTTATCCATCTTCCCATTCTATGAGCAAGGGATTGCATGGGTTGTCCCAGCATTAGTCGGCGGCGTAATTGGGTATATTCTTTATCTTGTAAAGCGCAAATAA
- a CDS encoding S41 family peptidase, which translates to MLKKQLFAMFLFVLCLAVPITAFGASMDEVRNLVKDNYVGDIDGNLDQATSIPNMMDMLDPYSTYFTAEEFEDFISGVELSTVGIGVVIEKVDLGIHITQIIDGSSANKAGLKVGDIITAIDGTSTVPLTIDQASTRIKGAENTSVSLTILREDGSTFTKDLVRNAFSLPNVEANMLYGNIGYISLHSFSNDTASLVAKSVRNLKNKGAKAFIFDLQNNGGGYVTAAEQLIGMFPNAAYAYKLQEASGISNVRALKQATQFPKDTKVLINAHSASASEMTAAALFDQDAAKLYGQTTYGKGAMQGFFELEDGSFLKLTIGHFFGPNGTVINHTGVKPHVKTTGNALSKAHFDSIASSLGNYKEMKSLKNAPLNKAFTVSFTKPILAKLDPASVQLVALGGDSVASTAKIIGEKLYVTPKEPLEAGKEYMLIAHPKGKSASGQSLKNGVYLHVTATK; encoded by the coding sequence ATGCTAAAAAAACAGCTTTTCGCAATGTTCCTATTTGTACTATGCCTGGCCGTCCCGATTACGGCATTTGGTGCTTCGATGGATGAAGTACGCAATCTTGTGAAAGACAACTATGTTGGGGATATTGATGGTAATCTAGACCAAGCAACAAGTATTCCAAACATGATGGACATGCTTGACCCGTACTCGACTTATTTTACAGCTGAAGAATTTGAGGATTTTATTAGTGGTGTAGAATTATCAACAGTTGGTATCGGTGTCGTGATTGAAAAGGTTGATCTTGGCATCCATATTACCCAGATCATTGACGGGAGTAGCGCAAATAAAGCAGGCTTAAAAGTTGGTGATATTATTACCGCAATCGATGGCACTTCTACTGTACCATTGACGATTGACCAAGCTTCAACGCGTATTAAAGGAGCCGAAAATACAAGCGTTTCCTTAACGATCTTGCGTGAGGATGGCAGCACGTTTACAAAAGACCTTGTACGCAATGCCTTTTCATTACCTAATGTAGAAGCGAATATGCTTTACGGCAATATTGGCTATATTTCATTACATTCATTTTCAAATGATACCGCTAGCTTAGTAGCAAAATCGGTTCGTAATTTGAAAAACAAAGGGGCCAAGGCGTTTATTTTTGACCTACAAAATAATGGTGGTGGCTATGTCACAGCGGCTGAGCAGCTCATCGGTATGTTCCCCAATGCAGCCTATGCCTATAAGCTTCAGGAGGCTTCTGGCATTTCAAATGTTCGCGCATTAAAGCAAGCGACACAGTTCCCTAAAGATACAAAAGTGCTAATCAACGCCCATAGTGCCAGCGCCTCTGAAATGACAGCTGCTGCTCTATTCGATCAAGACGCAGCCAAGCTCTACGGACAAACAACTTACGGGAAAGGCGCAATGCAGGGCTTCTTTGAGCTTGAAGATGGAAGTTTCCTAAAGCTCACTATCGGACATTTTTTCGGTCCAAATGGTACAGTCATTAATCATACGGGTGTGAAGCCACATGTCAAAACAACGGGCAACGCTCTCTCTAAAGCCCATTTTGATTCTATTGCCAGTAGCCTAGGAAACTATAAAGAAATGAAATCACTAAAAAATGCACCACTAAATAAAGCTTTTACTGTCTCATTTACTAAACCAATTCTAGCTAAGCTTGACCCAGCATCTGTTCAATTAGTAGCTCTTGGTGGTGACTCTGTAGCCTCAACCGCTAAAATAATAGGCGAAAAATTATACGTGACACCAAAGGAACCACTAGAAGCAGGCAAGGAATACATGTTAATTGCTCATCCTAAAGGGAAATCAGCTAGTGGCCAAAGCTTAAAAAACGGTGTGTATTTACATGTAACAGCAACGAAATAA
- a CDS encoding N-acetylmuramoyl-L-alanine amidase — protein sequence MHFKKISLLFIIFMISFFTNQQSKAQAATISFTDVTSKNPAYGEIMYLVNSGVLEGSFENGKRVFKPTEQVTRGQAAKMVIVATGKTPLVVEKSSFTDIDVKKNAALSGYVERAVQLGYFSEYSPGKFEPKIPLTRTEMSKVLSLAFDLNVEQTADLTIPFTDISKSNPYYKYISAIYYNGITSGTHNSTKYSANEPVTRAQFSSFVARAASDTYRLKLPVQGVSITNPEPAKIIGKVFVAVDGLNIRSTATSTNASNIVGKENTGKELSVYEDQGFWLKIAYNGKTAFVAKEFTKTAEQLEQEQAKENSTPQETPNTEENVAPEETPNTDENTTPNSDESSKGPIDEQSATVGIATINDLTIRENKDANSKSLAKISRGTVVNVQSIDGAWVKVSHNGVSGFIEKRFIRLKNTEESAVANRIIVLDAGHGGKDVGAVNGSTTEKAIVLKVTTLVKEKLAADGAIVQMTRMDDTYPSLDERIQFAKSKYGEMFVSIHVNSAENKAASGTETYYSVSSNVNEKEDQVLATNINNYIVKNASMKDRGVKRADFKVIKGLTIPAVLVELGFIKNDQDHAKLIDDKYVEIFADSIYQGIVDYYAR from the coding sequence GTGCACTTTAAAAAAATCAGCTTGCTGTTTATCATTTTTATGATTTCCTTTTTTACCAATCAACAATCAAAGGCACAAGCAGCAACCATCTCATTTACAGATGTAACTTCAAAAAATCCAGCATATGGAGAAATTATGTACCTCGTGAATTCGGGGGTATTAGAAGGCTCCTTCGAAAATGGAAAGCGTGTATTTAAGCCAACTGAACAGGTAACACGTGGACAAGCAGCGAAAATGGTTATCGTGGCAACAGGCAAAACACCATTAGTCGTAGAGAAATCTTCATTCACTGATATTGATGTGAAAAAGAATGCCGCATTATCAGGCTATGTGGAGCGAGCGGTGCAACTTGGCTATTTCAGTGAGTATTCTCCAGGCAAATTTGAACCGAAAATACCACTAACTCGTACAGAAATGAGTAAGGTACTGTCATTAGCGTTTGATTTAAATGTAGAGCAAACAGCCGATTTAACAATACCTTTTACAGATATTTCTAAGAGCAATCCGTACTATAAATACATTTCGGCTATTTACTACAACGGGATTACGAGCGGTACTCATAATTCCACAAAATATAGTGCCAATGAACCGGTTACGAGAGCGCAGTTTTCATCCTTTGTAGCGCGTGCAGCATCTGATACATACCGCTTAAAATTGCCGGTACAAGGTGTATCTATTACAAATCCAGAACCTGCAAAGATTATTGGTAAAGTATTTGTTGCGGTGGATGGATTAAATATTCGTTCGACTGCAACAAGCACCAACGCATCCAATATTGTTGGGAAAGAAAATACAGGGAAAGAGCTGTCTGTTTACGAGGATCAAGGTTTTTGGTTGAAAATTGCCTATAACGGAAAAACGGCTTTCGTGGCAAAGGAATTTACAAAAACGGCTGAGCAGCTAGAGCAGGAGCAAGCTAAAGAAAATTCAACACCACAAGAAACACCAAATACTGAAGAAAATGTAGCACCGGAGGAAACACCGAATACAGATGAAAATACAACACCTAATTCGGATGAAAGCAGCAAAGGACCAATAGATGAGCAGTCGGCTACAGTTGGGATTGCTACAATTAATGATTTAACGATTCGTGAAAACAAGGATGCCAATTCGAAATCATTAGCAAAAATTAGTCGTGGAACGGTTGTCAATGTTCAATCGATTGATGGGGCATGGGTCAAAGTCTCGCATAATGGGGTTAGTGGCTTCATTGAAAAACGCTTTATCCGCTTAAAAAACACGGAGGAGAGCGCCGTGGCGAATCGTATTATCGTGCTCGATGCGGGGCATGGTGGTAAAGATGTAGGGGCTGTAAATGGCTCAACAACAGAAAAAGCCATTGTATTAAAAGTAACAACTTTAGTGAAAGAAAAGCTAGCTGCCGATGGGGCGATTGTGCAAATGACACGTATGGATGACACTTATCCATCTCTAGACGAGCGTATTCAATTTGCGAAAAGTAAATACGGTGAGATGTTCGTAAGTATTCACGTGAACAGCGCTGAAAATAAAGCAGCCAGCGGAACAGAAACCTACTATAGCGTTTCGTCAAACGTCAATGAAAAAGAAGATCAAGTATTGGCAACAAATATCAATAATTATATTGTGAAAAACGCAAGCATGAAGGATCGTGGCGTTAAACGCGCTGATTTTAAAGTGATCAAGGGCTTAACCATTCCCGCTGTATTAGTAGAATTAGGCTTTATCAAAAATGATCAGGATCACGCAAAATTAATCGACGACAAATATGTAGAGATTTTCGCCGATTCAATTTATCAGGGAATCGTTGACTACTATGCAAGATAA
- a CDS encoding S-layer homology domain-containing protein, with protein sequence MIKKVFGFVIISLFFMSFSTQSTSHANDINNHPMVHELTYWSNLDVIRPDAKGNYNPNRAVTRGEFASYIARGLNLPESSTYTFTDLKAGEQLTNEIQAAAGANILSGYPDGTFRPNDKITREQMAALLLRTLTYAKVPLNGAPLTFKDNAKIRDEFKAAVAANVYYNIIRGSQTAKGIYFEPKGSATIAQAAAFLYRMQTTIDAYSENIDDNDDNEEPPVTPPVDASSYYIGKISNGVVTKNPTIYFTYEQALEAQNAAKLNLLFKGDKIISMPAGMASAANTTANTVTIYAEPSFKTALTYAVEGSEFKYYSSTDKYAIVRLADTKGYAKMDEITLTPSSLLKEQSYYFVLDGILHHNTYNHITQKFYGAYTIGPAPSFMKPGVHYYSQDGVHFYSDFLLTNKVGTYYSYFQFASIRQHSNYTAEELDTIIMTLLTERQGLAGYANVLTDSRLIGLGTLLKEVEATHNINALFILATALHESNYGISVNSLEKNNIFGIKVYDANTALGTTFASRDDSVRAFINQYTNLNYVPQTGGYAKGAAPGNKTSGMNVHYASDPFWGSKIAGHMYRIDNRFGQKDSHTSQLGFVVNNGDSVNARIDPSTNIQSVFTYKAKNIGESKTFGYPVVIVEEAQGTDGYVWYKLISDENPPNRYVWVRSDLVTKFQAN encoded by the coding sequence GTGATAAAAAAAGTATTTGGCTTCGTCATAATTTCACTATTCTTTATGTCGTTTTCAACTCAATCAACTTCACATGCTAACGATATTAATAATCATCCGATGGTACATGAATTGACGTATTGGTCTAATTTAGATGTTATCCGTCCTGATGCTAAGGGAAATTACAATCCAAATCGTGCTGTCACTCGTGGCGAATTCGCTTCATACATTGCACGCGGACTTAATTTACCAGAATCGTCTACGTATACATTTACCGATTTAAAGGCCGGAGAACAATTAACAAATGAAATTCAAGCAGCCGCTGGGGCAAATATTTTAAGCGGCTATCCGGATGGTACTTTCCGTCCAAACGACAAAATTACGCGCGAGCAAATGGCGGCTCTATTATTACGTACGCTCACATATGCAAAGGTCCCGCTAAACGGCGCACCTCTTACATTTAAAGACAATGCAAAAATCCGCGATGAGTTTAAAGCAGCGGTCGCAGCTAATGTATACTACAATATTATTCGTGGCTCACAAACGGCGAAAGGAATCTATTTCGAGCCTAAGGGGTCTGCAACAATCGCTCAAGCTGCTGCTTTTCTCTATCGTATGCAAACAACAATTGACGCATATAGCGAAAACATTGACGACAACGATGACAATGAAGAACCACCTGTAACACCACCTGTAGATGCTTCAAGCTACTATATTGGTAAAATTAGCAATGGCGTTGTGACAAAGAATCCAACGATCTATTTCACTTATGAGCAAGCACTAGAAGCTCAAAATGCAGCCAAATTAAATTTACTATTTAAAGGTGATAAAATTATTAGCATGCCTGCTGGAATGGCATCCGCTGCTAATACAACGGCCAATACCGTGACGATTTATGCCGAGCCTAGCTTTAAAACAGCGCTCACTTATGCGGTTGAAGGCAGCGAGTTTAAATATTATTCTAGTACCGATAAATATGCGATTGTCCGCCTAGCTGATACAAAGGGCTACGCTAAAATGGACGAAATTACGTTAACACCTTCTAGCTTATTAAAGGAGCAATCGTATTACTTTGTGTTAGATGGCATTTTGCATCACAACACGTACAACCATATTACTCAAAAATTCTATGGTGCTTATACGATTGGACCAGCGCCAAGCTTTATGAAACCGGGCGTTCATTATTATAGCCAAGACGGTGTTCATTTCTATAGCGACTTTTTATTAACAAACAAAGTCGGAACATATTATTCGTATTTCCAATTTGCTTCAATCCGTCAACATTCCAATTACACAGCAGAAGAGCTGGATACCATCATTATGACGCTATTAACAGAGCGCCAAGGACTTGCAGGCTATGCAAATGTACTAACCGATTCACGACTAATTGGTCTTGGTACATTATTAAAAGAGGTTGAAGCCACACATAATATTAATGCACTGTTCATTCTCGCAACAGCACTGCATGAAAGTAATTATGGTATTAGTGTTAATTCATTAGAGAAGAATAATATTTTCGGTATTAAAGTATACGATGCCAACACAGCATTAGGGACAACCTTCGCCTCACGCGATGATAGTGTACGCGCCTTTATCAATCAGTACACAAATCTAAACTATGTACCACAAACGGGCGGCTATGCAAAAGGCGCAGCACCAGGTAATAAAACATCTGGTATGAATGTACACTACGCATCTGATCCATTCTGGGGTAGTAAAATTGCTGGACATATGTATCGTATCGACAATCGTTTTGGTCAAAAAGATAGCCATACTTCTCAGCTAGGCTTTGTTGTGAATAATGGGGACTCGGTGAATGCACGTATCGACCCTTCGACAAATATTCAATCTGTCTTTACGTATAAAGCAAAAAATATTGGAGAATCGAAAACTTTCGGCTATCCAGTAGTTATTGTTGAAGAAGCACAAGGCACTGATGGCTATGTCTGGTACAAACTTATTTCAGATGAAAATCCACCAAATCGCTACGTGTGGGTACGCTCAGACTTAGTGACAAAATTCCAAGCGAATTAA
- a CDS encoding TetR/AcrR family transcriptional regulator: MARGRRVNSSGEKSKKLLLEKAIELFSTHGYHQTKISDIVKAAGLTQPTFYLYFQSKESMFNDLNEKFQNDLIEIFSNKDETARDDKNSTALIEQNLKCIFDYFIENPNLTKIGFYEADQSTVVKQLLVSKLESIIETDLKDYAVVKRVNTNVLAQSIVGSMERLTLTNLLTNESNPEKLAQEISTIYFANEHKLVHQ, encoded by the coding sequence ATGGCAAGAGGACGTCGAGTAAATTCAAGTGGAGAAAAGAGTAAAAAATTATTATTAGAAAAAGCTATTGAGCTATTTTCTACTCATGGGTATCATCAAACAAAAATTAGTGATATCGTAAAGGCAGCTGGTTTAACACAGCCGACATTTTATTTATATTTCCAAAGTAAAGAATCTATGTTCAACGACTTAAATGAAAAATTCCAAAATGATTTAATTGAGATTTTTTCGAATAAAGATGAGACGGCTCGTGATGATAAAAATTCAACTGCGTTAATTGAACAAAACTTAAAATGCATTTTCGATTACTTTATTGAAAATCCGAATTTAACAAAAATTGGTTTCTACGAAGCGGATCAATCAACGGTAGTGAAGCAATTACTTGTTTCCAAGCTGGAATCAATCATCGAAACGGATTTGAAGGATTATGCTGTTGTAAAACGCGTGAATACCAATGTACTTGCACAAAGCATTGTGGGATCGATGGAGCGTTTAACATTAACGAATCTATTAACGAACGAATCAAATCCGGAAAAGCTTGCTCAAGAAATCAGCACAATCTATTTTGCTAATGAACATAAGCTAGTACATCAGTAA